From the genome of Parazoarcus communis, one region includes:
- the dapC gene encoding succinyldiaminopimelate transaminase produces MNPNLTRLHSYPFEKLRNLFEGITPPADLKPIRLSIGEPQHATPGFIRQALADNLDGLATYPTTQGSDALRGAIAGWLQRRYGLPTIDAASQVLPVNGSREALFAFGQCVIDGRRPNAKVLCPNPFYQIYEGAAFLAGAEPVFLNNVPDNGFASDFDSIPDEVWRDVQLVFVCSPGNPTGRVLSQEEWQRLFDLSDQHDFVIAADECYSEIYFDDDARPIGALEAAHRLGRTDFRNVVMFSSLSKRSNVPGLRSGFVAGDARILKDFLRYRTYHGCAMSNTVQATSIAAWNDEAHVAENRRLYREKFALITPMLSACLEVELPDAGFYLWARTPLPDTEFARRLQAEYNVTVLPGSYLARESGGINPGAGFVRIALVADTAECVEAAERIVAFCQKL; encoded by the coding sequence GTGAATCCGAACCTCACCCGTCTGCACTCCTACCCCTTCGAAAAACTGCGCAACCTGTTCGAGGGTATTACGCCACCCGCCGACCTCAAGCCAATCAGGCTTTCGATTGGTGAGCCCCAGCATGCGACGCCGGGCTTCATCCGTCAGGCATTGGCGGACAACCTCGACGGACTCGCGACTTATCCGACCACTCAGGGGTCGGATGCGTTGCGCGGTGCCATCGCCGGCTGGCTGCAGCGACGTTACGGCTTGCCCACCATCGACGCGGCAAGCCAGGTACTGCCGGTTAATGGGTCGCGTGAGGCGCTGTTCGCCTTCGGTCAGTGCGTCATTGACGGCAGGCGCCCGAACGCCAAGGTGCTGTGTCCGAACCCTTTCTATCAGATCTACGAAGGCGCGGCCTTTCTCGCCGGCGCTGAACCGGTATTTCTGAACAACGTGCCTGACAACGGATTTGCGTCCGACTTCGACAGCATCCCCGACGAGGTCTGGCGCGACGTGCAACTCGTTTTCGTGTGTTCGCCGGGCAATCCGACCGGGCGCGTTCTGAGCCAGGAAGAATGGCAGCGCCTGTTCGACCTCTCCGACCAGCACGATTTCGTGATTGCGGCGGACGAGTGTTATTCGGAGATCTATTTCGACGACGACGCTCGCCCCATCGGGGCACTCGAGGCGGCTCACCGTCTGGGCCGCACCGATTTCCGCAACGTTGTGATGTTCTCCAGCCTGTCCAAGCGCTCCAACGTACCCGGCCTGCGTTCGGGATTCGTCGCTGGCGACGCGCGCATTCTCAAGGACTTCCTGCGCTACCGCACATACCACGGCTGCGCGATGAGCAATACTGTGCAGGCAACCTCGATTGCGGCCTGGAATGACGAAGCCCATGTTGCGGAAAACCGCCGCCTGTATCGTGAAAAGTTCGCCCTCATCACGCCCATGCTGTCAGCCTGTCTCGAAGTCGAACTGCCGGACGCCGGATTCTACCTGTGGGCGCGCACCCCGCTGCCCGACACCGAATTCGCCCGCCGCCTGCAGGCTGAATATAATGTGACGGTGCTGCCCGGCAGCTACCTCGCCCGCGAGTCCGGCGGAATCAACCCCGGCGCCGGCTTCGTGCGCATTGCGCTCGTGGCCGACACCGCCGAATGTGTGGAAGCGGCGGAACGTATCGTCGCCTTCTGTCAAAAACTGTAA
- the dapD gene encoding 2,3,4,5-tetrahydropyridine-2,6-dicarboxylate N-succinyltransferase yields the protein MQELQTIIDTAFENRASLSPSSAPAEIRNAVESVIAGLDAGTLRVAEKKDGQWVVNQWIKKAVLISFRLRDNEVMPAGSLNFFDKVPTKFGDYTPEQFREGGFRVVPPAVARKGSFIGKNVVLMPSYVNIGAYVDEGTMVDTWATVGSCAQIGKNVHLSGGVGIGGVLEPIQAGPVIIEDNVFVGARSEVVEGVIIEENAVLSMGVYIGQSTKIYDRETGEVHYGRVPAGAVVVPGSLPSACGKYSLYCAVIVKKVDAQTRAKTAINDLLRA from the coding sequence ATGCAAGAACTGCAAACCATCATCGACACCGCCTTCGAGAACCGCGCCAGCCTGTCGCCCTCCTCCGCTCCGGCCGAGATCCGCAATGCCGTGGAAAGCGTGATTGCAGGCCTCGACGCCGGCACACTGCGCGTTGCCGAAAAGAAGGATGGCCAGTGGGTGGTTAACCAGTGGATCAAGAAGGCGGTTCTGATCTCCTTCCGTCTGCGCGACAACGAAGTCATGCCGGCCGGCAGCCTCAACTTTTTCGACAAGGTCCCCACCAAGTTCGGCGATTACACCCCCGAACAGTTCCGTGAAGGCGGCTTCCGCGTGGTGCCGCCTGCCGTCGCACGCAAGGGCAGCTTCATCGGCAAGAACGTGGTGCTGATGCCCTCCTACGTGAACATCGGCGCCTACGTCGATGAAGGCACCATGGTCGATACCTGGGCGACCGTTGGTTCCTGCGCCCAGATCGGCAAGAACGTGCACCTGTCTGGCGGCGTTGGCATCGGTGGCGTGCTCGAGCCGATTCAGGCCGGTCCCGTGATCATCGAGGACAATGTCTTCGTCGGCGCCCGCTCGGAAGTCGTCGAAGGCGTGATCATCGAAGAGAACGCCGTTCTGTCGATGGGCGTGTACATTGGCCAGAGCACCAAGATCTACGATCGCGAAACCGGCGAAGTGCATTACGGCCGTGTCCCGGCCGGTGCTGTTGTCGTGCCCGGCAGCCTGCCGTCGGCCTGCGGCAAGTACAGCCTGTACTGCGCGGTCATCGTGAAAAAAGTGGACGCACAGACCCGCGCCAAGACCGCCATCAACGATCTGCTGCGCGCCTGA
- a CDS encoding PilT/PilU family type 4a pilus ATPase, with the protein MIFDKLFQLMAEKQASDIFITAGAPIHIKIQGHTVPINQQVMDPAMTQKMIYEMMTPEQIEHFERDKELNLSFGRRDVGNFRVNVFLQRNSVAVVVRFIQGDIPTIESLGLPGSLNDVVMEKRGLVLVVGATGSGKSTTLASMIDHRNRNRTGHILTVEDPIEYLFKHRKSVVNQREVGIDTHSWHEALRNAMRQAPDCILIGEIRDKETMQAALAYAQTGHLCLATLHANNAYHALNRISNFFPMENRSLLYLDLSVALRCIISQRLVRKPDGRRIPAVETLMNTRHVAELIERGEINAVKEAMEQSLAPGSQTFEQDLFRLYHEKIITLDEALANSDSPTNLSWLINNAQFNPNAKTDNEKPAPQITDFESTQPDGASFREFTLHLDGNG; encoded by the coding sequence ATGATTTTCGACAAGCTTTTCCAGCTCATGGCCGAAAAACAGGCCTCGGACATCTTCATCACCGCAGGCGCGCCGATCCACATCAAGATTCAGGGTCATACCGTACCGATCAATCAGCAGGTCATGGATCCCGCCATGACCCAGAAGATGATCTACGAGATGATGACACCGGAGCAGATCGAGCACTTCGAGCGCGACAAGGAGCTGAACCTCTCCTTCGGTCGTCGCGATGTCGGCAACTTCCGGGTCAACGTGTTTCTTCAGCGCAATTCGGTTGCCGTGGTCGTGCGATTCATCCAGGGCGATATCCCCACCATCGAGAGCCTCGGCCTGCCTGGCTCGCTCAATGATGTCGTGATGGAAAAGCGCGGCCTGGTACTGGTTGTCGGCGCCACGGGTTCCGGCAAATCGACCACGCTTGCGTCGATGATCGATCACCGCAACCGCAATCGCACCGGGCATATCCTGACGGTGGAAGACCCGATCGAGTATCTGTTCAAGCACCGCAAGTCGGTCGTCAACCAGCGCGAAGTCGGCATCGACACCCATAGCTGGCACGAAGCCCTGCGCAACGCCATGCGTCAGGCGCCCGACTGCATCCTGATCGGTGAAATTCGGGACAAGGAAACCATGCAGGCTGCGCTCGCCTATGCGCAGACCGGGCACCTGTGCCTCGCCACCCTGCATGCCAACAATGCGTATCACGCGCTGAACCGGATCTCCAACTTCTTCCCGATGGAGAACCGCTCCCTCCTTTATCTCGACCTTTCCGTTGCACTGCGCTGCATCATCTCGCAGCGCCTGGTCCGCAAACCCGACGGAAGGCGGATTCCGGCAGTTGAGACCCTGATGAACACCCGTCATGTGGCGGAACTGATCGAACGTGGCGAAATCAATGCGGTGAAGGAAGCCATGGAGCAAAGCCTTGCCCCCGGCTCACAGACCTTCGAGCAGGATCTGTTCCGTCTCTATCACGAAAAGATCATCACCCTCGACGAGGCCCTTGCCAACTCCGATTCGCCAACCAACCTGTCGTGGCTGATCAACAACGCCCAGTTCAACCCCAACGCCAAGACCGACAACGAAAAACCGGCCCCGCAGATCACGGACTTCGAGAGCACCCAGCCCGACGGCGCCTCCTTCCGTGAATTCACCCTGCACCTGGACGGCAACGGCTAG
- the dapE gene encoding succinyl-diaminopimelate desuccinylase, giving the protein MPLPNEPTLALACDLISRASETPEDAGCLDLIQARLAPLGFRFERIDVGGVCNLWARRGEQAPVLCFAGHTDVVPTGPLERWDSPPFEPTIRDGMLYGRGAADMKTSLAAFVTSIEQFIADHPNHSGSIALLLTSDEEGIASHGTVKVVEALAARGERLDYCIVGEPTSVNTLGDTIKNGRRGSLSGTLRVKGQQGHVAYPQLARNPIHMLAPALAELTTIRWDEGNEFFPATTWQVSNIHAGTGANNVIPGECEVMFNFRFASVSTADELKARTHEVLDRHGLEYTIDWHLSGKPFITGRGKLVAALSGAISETLGVETELSTTGGTSDGRFIADVCSEVVEFGPVNATIHKLNECVAVDAIAPLSTVYMRTLRTLLAA; this is encoded by the coding sequence ATGCCCCTCCCCAACGAACCGACGCTGGCACTTGCCTGCGACCTGATTTCACGCGCCTCGGAAACCCCCGAGGATGCAGGCTGCCTGGACCTGATCCAGGCGCGTCTCGCCCCGCTGGGCTTTCGCTTTGAACGTATCGATGTCGGCGGCGTCTGCAACCTTTGGGCACGCCGCGGAGAACAGGCTCCGGTACTGTGCTTTGCCGGTCACACCGACGTTGTCCCGACCGGCCCGCTCGAGCGCTGGGACAGCCCCCCGTTCGAGCCCACCATTCGCGACGGCATGCTCTATGGCCGTGGCGCGGCCGACATGAAAACCTCGCTCGCCGCCTTCGTGACCTCGATCGAGCAGTTCATTGCCGATCACCCGAACCACAGTGGCAGCATTGCGCTGCTGCTTACGTCAGACGAGGAAGGCATTGCCTCCCACGGCACGGTCAAGGTCGTCGAAGCGCTCGCTGCGCGCGGCGAACGGCTCGACTACTGCATCGTTGGCGAACCCACCTCGGTGAACACCCTGGGTGACACCATCAAGAATGGCCGCCGCGGTTCGCTCTCCGGCACCCTTCGCGTCAAGGGCCAGCAGGGACACGTCGCCTACCCGCAGCTGGCACGCAATCCGATCCACATGCTCGCACCCGCGCTGGCCGAACTCACCACCATCCGCTGGGATGAAGGCAACGAGTTCTTTCCCGCAACCACCTGGCAGGTCTCCAATATCCACGCCGGAACCGGCGCCAACAATGTGATTCCCGGCGAATGCGAAGTGATGTTCAATTTCCGCTTCGCTTCGGTGTCGACCGCAGATGAACTGAAGGCGCGCACGCATGAAGTGCTCGACCGCCACGGACTCGAATACACGATCGACTGGCACCTCTCGGGCAAGCCCTTCATCACCGGTCGTGGCAAGCTGGTCGCCGCACTGTCGGGCGCGATCAGCGAAACGCTCGGCGTCGAAACCGAGCTATCCACCACCGGTGGCACTTCGGACGGTCGTTTCATTGCAGATGTCTGCAGCGAAGTCGTCGAGTTCGGCCCCGTCAACGCCACCATCCACAAACTGAACGAGTGTGTCGCAGTTGATGCGATCGCACCGCTTTCCACCGTTTACATGCGCACCCTGCGCACCCTACTGGCTGCCTGA
- the prmB gene encoding 50S ribosomal protein L3 N(5)-glutamine methyltransferase — protein sequence MTQDTDAHEHDEHDHDHEHESGPLAELVTVRDWLRYAVTRFNRGQVFCGHGVTSVFDEAAWLILSSLALPIDRLDPFLDACIPSDERVALFDNIERRVVERVPTAYLVKEAWLGDFRFYVDERVIVPRSFFAELLDEGFSPWIEDPDTVTSALDLCTGSGCLAILMAHVFPNADIAAVDLSEDALAVARRNVDDYGLGDQVELIHSDVFSNVGDRRFDLILSNPPYVTADAMAALPAEYRHEPEMALAAGSDGLDIVRTLIAEAASHLHPEGILAVEVGHNRELVESAFPELPFNWLSTRGGEDMVFILRREDLPGAQD from the coding sequence ATGACCCAAGACACCGACGCTCACGAGCACGACGAACACGATCACGACCACGAGCACGAAAGTGGCCCGCTTGCCGAACTCGTTACCGTACGCGACTGGCTACGCTACGCCGTCACCCGTTTCAATCGCGGCCAGGTTTTTTGCGGACACGGCGTCACCAGCGTTTTCGACGAAGCCGCATGGCTGATCCTGTCCTCGCTCGCGCTCCCGATCGACCGCCTCGACCCCTTCCTCGACGCCTGCATTCCGTCCGATGAGCGCGTTGCACTGTTCGATAACATCGAGCGCCGCGTCGTCGAACGCGTACCCACGGCCTATCTGGTCAAGGAAGCCTGGCTCGGGGATTTCCGCTTCTACGTCGATGAACGTGTGATCGTGCCGCGCTCCTTCTTTGCCGAACTGCTCGACGAAGGGTTCTCGCCCTGGATCGAGGACCCCGACACGGTCACCAGCGCACTCGACCTGTGCACCGGTTCTGGCTGCCTTGCCATCCTGATGGCACACGTCTTCCCCAACGCCGACATCGCTGCGGTCGACCTTTCCGAAGACGCGCTGGCCGTCGCCCGCCGCAACGTAGACGACTACGGCCTTGGCGATCAGGTCGAACTGATCCACAGCGACGTGTTCAGCAATGTCGGCGACCGTCGTTTCGACCTGATCCTGAGCAACCCGCCCTACGTCACGGCCGATGCAATGGCAGCCCTGCCCGCCGAATACCGCCACGAGCCCGAAATGGCGCTGGCAGCCGGTAGCGACGGACTCGACATCGTGCGAACATTGATCGCGGAGGCGGCCAGTCATCTCCACCCCGAGGGGATACTCGCGGTGGAAGTCGGGCACAATCGTGAACTGGTGGAAAGTGCATTCCCGGAACTGCCGTTCAACTGGCTCAGCACACGCGGGGGCGAAGACATGGTATTCATTCTGCGACGAGAAGATCTGCCGGGCGCCCAGGACTGA
- a CDS encoding response regulator, with product MAMDRPILLIEDNPDDEALTLRAFTKNRITNPVVVARDGVEAIDYLTGTGSHQGRDMTVMPVLILLDLKLPRIDGLEVLRRIRAEEHTAMLPVVVLTTSREIQDIQQAYRLGANSYIRKPVDYERFIHAVSQIALYWLTLNETPESAANSPY from the coding sequence ATGGCGATGGACCGCCCGATTCTGCTGATCGAGGACAACCCCGATGACGAGGCCCTGACGCTACGCGCGTTCACGAAGAACCGGATCACCAATCCCGTTGTCGTGGCCAGAGATGGCGTCGAGGCCATCGACTACCTCACCGGAACCGGCTCACATCAGGGGCGGGACATGACCGTCATGCCGGTGCTGATTCTGCTCGACCTCAAACTGCCCCGCATCGACGGCCTGGAAGTGCTGCGGCGCATTCGTGCCGAAGAGCACACCGCGATGCTCCCGGTGGTGGTGCTCACGACATCGCGCGAAATCCAGGACATCCAGCAGGCCTACCGGCTCGGCGCCAACAGCTATATTCGTAAGCCGGTGGACTACGAGCGCTTCATTCACGCCGTCAGCCAGATTGCCCTGTACTGGCTGACGCTCAATGAAACACCCGAAAGCGCGGCAAACAGCCCGTACTGA
- the iscX gene encoding Fe-S cluster assembly protein IscX, whose translation MKWTEVQEIGIQLADAHPDVDPTKVNFVDLMNWVLALPEFDDDAKHCGERILEGIQQAWIDELS comes from the coding sequence ATGAAATGGACTGAAGTTCAGGAGATCGGCATCCAGCTTGCCGATGCACATCCGGATGTCGACCCGACCAAGGTGAATTTTGTCGACCTGATGAACTGGGTGCTCGCCTTGCCCGAGTTTGATGACGACGCCAAGCACTGTGGCGAACGCATTCTCGAAGGCATTCAGCAGGCCTGGATCGATGAGCTGAGCTAA
- the fdx gene encoding ISC system 2Fe-2S type ferredoxin translates to MTQIIVLPHVELCPEGTVLEVAEGTTICDGLLENGIEIEHACEKSCACTTCHVIVREGFSSLGEAEEEEEDLLDKAWGLEPQSRLSCQAVVRAVPLVVEIPRYTINMAREGKH, encoded by the coding sequence ATGACCCAGATTATTGTGCTGCCGCATGTCGAACTGTGCCCGGAGGGGACGGTTCTGGAGGTTGCCGAAGGCACCACCATCTGTGACGGCCTGCTTGAAAATGGCATCGAGATCGAGCACGCATGCGAGAAGTCCTGTGCCTGCACGACCTGCCACGTGATCGTGCGTGAGGGTTTTTCCTCGCTCGGAGAAGCGGAAGAAGAGGAGGAAGATCTGCTGGACAAGGCCTGGGGCCTGGAGCCGCAGTCCCGACTCTCCTGTCAGGCTGTCGTCCGTGCCGTTCCGCTGGTGGTCGAGATTCCCCGTTACACCATCAACATGGCCAGGGAGGGCAAGCACTGA
- the hscA gene encoding Fe-S protein assembly chaperone HscA: MALLQIAEPGMSTEPHKHRLAVGIDLGTTNSLVATVRNSIAVCLADETGRSMLPSIVRYRADGSIDVGQSAIQAQASDPRNTIVSVKRFMGRGLKDVAHVETMPYDFEDSPGMVRLRTVQGVKSPVEISAEILRTLRLRAEASLGGALSGAVITVPAYFDDAQRQATKDAARLAGLDVLRLLNEPTAAAVAYGLDNAAEGTYAVYDLGGGTFDLSILKLSRGVFEVLSTNGDASLGGDDFDHRLFCWILEESKLPPLSSTDSRRLQIKAREAKELLTACEEAPIHLVLSTGEEINLVISRDQFAQLTRHLVQKTLGPVRKALRDAGLSPEEIKGVVMVGGATRMPHIQRAVAEYFGQEPLTNLDPDKVVALGAAMQANALVGNRKEDDEDWLLLDVIPLSLGLETMGGLVEKVVPRNATLPIARAQEFTTFKDGQTAMAFHVVQGERELVSDCRSLARFELRGIPPMVAGAARIRVAFQVDADGLLSVSAREMSSGVEASVLVKPSYGLSDDEIAGMLQAGVERAGDDLVARALREQQVEADRVIEATEQALLKDGQLLDDGERAQIDEVLARLRSLRDGEDHRAIKAGIEALAKATDEFAARRMDSSIRSALAGHKIDEIPV, from the coding sequence ATGGCACTGTTGCAGATCGCAGAACCCGGAATGTCCACCGAGCCGCACAAGCACCGGCTCGCGGTGGGTATCGACCTCGGCACCACAAACTCGCTGGTCGCCACGGTGCGCAACAGCATCGCGGTGTGCCTTGCCGATGAAACGGGCCGTTCGATGCTGCCTTCCATCGTGCGATATCGCGCCGATGGCAGCATCGATGTCGGTCAGTCGGCGATTCAGGCGCAGGCAAGCGACCCGCGCAACACGATCGTGTCGGTCAAGCGTTTCATGGGGCGCGGGCTCAAGGATGTAGCTCACGTCGAAACCATGCCTTACGACTTCGAGGACAGCCCCGGCATGGTGCGTTTGCGCACCGTGCAGGGGGTGAAGAGCCCGGTCGAAATTTCTGCAGAGATCCTGCGCACCCTGCGTCTGCGTGCGGAGGCGAGCCTTGGCGGTGCGTTGAGCGGCGCGGTGATCACGGTTCCGGCCTATTTTGACGATGCCCAGCGTCAGGCCACGAAGGACGCGGCCCGCCTGGCCGGGCTGGATGTACTGCGACTGCTTAACGAACCGACCGCTGCTGCAGTGGCCTATGGGCTCGATAACGCGGCCGAAGGCACGTATGCGGTGTACGACCTTGGCGGCGGCACTTTCGATCTGTCCATTCTCAAGCTGTCACGTGGCGTGTTCGAGGTGCTGTCGACCAACGGCGACGCATCGCTCGGCGGTGACGACTTCGATCATCGGCTGTTCTGCTGGATTCTCGAAGAATCGAAGTTGCCGCCGCTGTCATCCACTGACTCGCGTCGTCTGCAGATCAAGGCGCGCGAGGCGAAGGAGTTGCTGACGGCCTGTGAAGAGGCGCCAATCCACCTTGTGCTGAGCACGGGCGAGGAGATCAACCTGGTCATCAGTCGTGACCAGTTCGCGCAACTCACCCGTCACCTGGTGCAGAAAACCCTCGGTCCGGTACGCAAGGCGCTGCGCGATGCAGGCCTGAGCCCGGAAGAGATCAAGGGCGTGGTGATGGTGGGCGGTGCGACGCGCATGCCTCACATCCAGCGCGCAGTTGCCGAATATTTCGGGCAAGAGCCGCTGACCAACCTCGACCCCGACAAGGTCGTGGCACTTGGTGCCGCCATGCAGGCGAATGCGCTGGTCGGCAACCGCAAGGAAGATGACGAGGACTGGCTCCTGCTCGACGTTATCCCGCTGTCGCTCGGCCTGGAAACCATGGGCGGCCTGGTGGAGAAGGTCGTGCCCCGGAATGCGACGCTGCCGATAGCACGCGCTCAGGAGTTCACGACCTTCAAGGATGGTCAGACCGCCATGGCTTTCCACGTGGTTCAGGGCGAGCGCGAACTGGTGTCGGATTGCCGGTCGCTGGCGCGCTTCGAGCTGCGCGGGATTCCGCCGATGGTGGCGGGTGCAGCCCGCATCCGGGTGGCTTTCCAGGTGGATGCCGATGGATTGCTGTCGGTGTCTGCACGTGAGATGTCCTCGGGCGTCGAGGCCAGTGTGCTGGTGAAGCCGTCCTACGGCCTGTCCGACGACGAGATCGCTGGGATGTTGCAGGCCGGTGTCGAACGCGCCGGGGACGATCTCGTTGCGCGTGCGCTGCGCGAGCAGCAGGTCGAGGCCGACCGTGTCATTGAAGCGACCGAGCAGGCGCTGCTCAAGGATGGACAGTTGCTCGACGACGGCGAAAGAGCGCAGATCGATGAAGTGCTTGCCCGTTTGCGCAGTCTGCGCGACGGCGAGGATCATCGCGCAATCAAGGCCGGGATCGAGGCGCTTGCCAAAGCTACCGACGAATTTGCCGCGCGGCGCATGGACAGCAGCATCCGTTCTGCGCTTGCCGGTCACAAGATAGATGAGATTCCTGTATGA
- the hscB gene encoding Fe-S protein assembly co-chaperone HscB encodes MSIDLTQDFFSLFGLPRRFELDEPKLDHAWHELQSQVHPDRHAHLSDLEKRRSMQWATRVNEGFRTLKKPLPRAQYLLELAGIDAGLETNTAMSPEFLMEQMEWREAVEEARQAGEIDELEQLHQRLRGHSREVMGSLARELDEAQDYAAAADTVRRLMFIEKLQNEIDDALEALET; translated from the coding sequence ATGAGCATCGACCTGACGCAGGATTTCTTCTCCCTATTCGGCCTGCCGCGCCGTTTCGAACTGGATGAGCCGAAGCTGGATCATGCCTGGCATGAGCTCCAGTCCCAGGTTCATCCGGATCGTCACGCACACCTTTCCGACCTCGAGAAGCGCCGCTCCATGCAGTGGGCGACGCGAGTAAACGAAGGTTTTCGTACCTTGAAGAAGCCCTTGCCGCGTGCCCAGTACCTGCTTGAACTGGCAGGTATCGACGCCGGCCTGGAGACCAACACCGCGATGTCCCCCGAGTTCCTCATGGAACAGATGGAGTGGCGTGAAGCGGTCGAAGAGGCCCGCCAGGCGGGCGAGATCGATGAGCTCGAGCAACTGCACCAGCGCTTGCGTGGGCACTCGCGAGAAGTGATGGGCAGCCTTGCCCGCGAACTCGACGAAGCACAGGATTATGCGGCCGCGGCCGATACGGTGCGTCGCCTGATGTTCATCGAGAAACTTCAAAACGAGATTGACGACGCCCTCGAGGCACTCGAAACCTGA
- the iscA gene encoding iron-sulfur cluster assembly protein IscA: protein MGVTLSESAAKHVANFIAKRGKGLGIRLGVKTSGCSGMAYKLEFVDEALTEDLVFDSHGVKVIVDPKSLVYLEGTELDFVREGLNEGFKFNNPNVKDACGCGESFNV from the coding sequence ATGGGCGTCACTCTTTCCGAAAGCGCAGCCAAGCACGTTGCCAATTTCATCGCCAAGCGCGGCAAAGGCTTGGGTATCAGACTTGGGGTGAAGACCTCGGGCTGTTCCGGCATGGCATACAAGCTTGAGTTCGTTGACGAGGCGCTGACTGAAGACCTCGTGTTCGACAGCCATGGCGTCAAGGTCATCGTGGACCCGAAGAGCCTTGTGTATCTTGAAGGCACCGAACTCGACTTCGTACGTGAAGGGCTGAACGAAGGCTTCAAGTTCAACAACCCAAACGTCAAGGACGCGTGTGGTTGCGGCGAAAGCTTCAACGTCTGA